Proteins co-encoded in one Stomoxys calcitrans chromosome 5, idStoCalc2.1, whole genome shotgun sequence genomic window:
- the LOC106085313 gene encoding enoyl-CoA delta isomerase 1, mitochondrial, which yields MKVLRQIFNNLPIRPIKQNWRCLSSLPVIDVKVDKKGIATLNMNKPPVNVLSTDMLLMLKSEIKELEKNKCRGLILTSANKSVFSAGLDLKELYRPDEQRLREYYALFQETWLAWYGAEMPTAALINGHAPAGGCVISTCCDYRVMLPNFTIGVNEVQFGVIIPIYVQASVSSVLPKRIAEIALTQGKLYTSAEAYQVGFVDELADTKQQGLDKCLKYLAAFEKVTPKAATLTKLQFRAGDLEEFHRERKRDLDKFVKNVTDEETQQVIGEYVESLHNKQKK from the exons ATGAAGGTTCTTcgccaaattttcaataatctgCCCATACGACCAATTAAACAAAATTGGCGATGTTTATCATCTTTGCCAGTCATTGATGTAAAGGTGGATAAGAAAGGAATAGCCACTTTGAACATGAATAAACCTCCGGTAAATGTCCTTAGTACGGACATGTTGCTTATGTTAAAATCAGAAATTAAAGAGCTGGAGAAAAACAAATGCCGTGGCTTGATTTTGACATCT GCAAACAAATCTGTTTTTTCGGCAGGATTGGACCTTAAAGAGTTGTATAGACCTGATGAGCAGCGTTTGAGGGAGTACTATGCTCTATTCCAGGAGACATGGTTAGCATGGTACGGAGCAGAAATGCCAACAGCGGCATTGATAAAT GGTCATGCTCCTGCCGGTGGCTGCGTAATTTCTACTTGCTGTGATTATCGTGTTATGCTGCCCAACTTTACGATTGGCGTTAATGAAGTTCAATTTGGCGTAATCATTCCAATATATGTACAAGCATCAGTCAGTAGTGTCTTACCCAAACGAATTGCAGAGATTGCATTGACCCAAGGAAAATTGTATACATCCGCTGAAGCCTACCAAGTGGGGTTTGTCGACGAACTGGCCGATACCAAGCAACAAGGACTTGACAAGTGTTTAAAATATTTGGCAGCTTTTGAAAAAGTTACTCCCAAAGCGGCTACACTAACAAAGCTACAGTTTCGTGCTGGAGATTTGGAAGAATTTCACAGAGAAAGAAAACGTGACTTggataaatttgtgaaaaacgtAACAGATGAAGAAACACAACAGGTAATAGGCGAGTATGTAGAAAGTTTGCATaataaacagaaaaaataa
- the LOC106085315 gene encoding small ribosomal subunit protein uS17m — MSLRNLILMGQCVPCVKQNASKIRIRRMELDKNLNMYFKKDEFFFAHDPEKMCKTGDIVLIRELPERLTRLITHKVEKVVYPLGDITDPITGKSVVVGKYRDQIEEANRLFGKSEKAFDYSKAPPRGRLEGSKDFTHGETYIKYHEDGKDQPFAV, encoded by the exons ATGTCTTTGCGTAATCTAATTCTTATGGGACAATGTGTGCCTTGCGTGAAACAAAATGCTTCCAAAATACGTATACGTCGCATGGAATTGGACAAGAATTTGAATATG TACTTCAAAAAAGACGAATTCTTCTTTGCCCATGATCCAGAGAAAATGTGCAAAACCGGTGATATTGTTCTAATACGGGAATTGCCAGAGCGTTTAACACGTCTGATAACGCATAAAGTGGAAAAAGTTGTATATCCCCTGGGTGACATAACCGATCCAATTACCGGCAAATCTGTGGTCGTGGGCAAATACCGTGACCAAATCGAAGAAGCCAATCGTTTGTTTGGCAAATCTGAGAAGGCTTTCGATTATAGCAAAGCACCGCCGCGTGGTCGCTTGGAAGGCAGTAAAGATTTCACACACGGCGAAACGTACATTAAATACCACGAGGATGGCAAGGATCAGCCTTTTGCTGTGTAA